The Beijerinckiaceae bacterium genome has a window encoding:
- a CDS encoding ribonuclease D produces MTIRVHKGDLPDNADFGNCVAIDTETLGLVPQRDRLCVVQLSRGDGSADIVQIAAGQTRAKNIERLLADPGITKLFHFARFDVAILFKTFGVMAEPIYCTKIASKLARTYTDRHGLKDLARELLGIELSKQQQSSDWGVETLSEAQLAYAASDVLYLHALRDRLNIMLKRENRFEIAENCFGFVPARARLDLMGWADTDIFSHQ; encoded by the coding sequence ATGACCATCCGCGTTCATAAGGGCGATCTGCCTGACAATGCCGATTTCGGCAATTGCGTCGCGATCGACACGGAAACCCTGGGTCTTGTCCCACAACGCGACCGGCTCTGTGTCGTGCAATTGTCGCGCGGCGACGGGTCAGCGGATATCGTCCAGATTGCGGCCGGGCAGACACGGGCGAAAAACATCGAACGGCTTTTGGCCGACCCCGGCATTACCAAGCTGTTTCATTTTGCCAGGTTCGATGTCGCGATTTTGTTTAAGACCTTCGGCGTCATGGCAGAACCGATTTATTGCACCAAGATTGCCTCGAAGCTTGCCCGGACCTACACCGATCGGCATGGGCTAAAGGATTTGGCCCGCGAACTGCTCGGGATTGAACTGTCGAAGCAACAGCAATCCTCGGATTGGGGTGTTGAGACGCTTTCCGAAGCACAGCTTGCGTATGCGGCGTCCGACGTCCTCTATCTGCATGCCTTGCGCGATCGGCTGAACATCATGCTCAAGCGCGAGAATCGTTTCGAAATTGCTGAAAACTGCTTCGGTTTCGTGCCGGCTCGGGCGCGCCTTGATCTTATGGGCTGGGCCGACACGGATATTTTCTCTCACCAATAG
- a CDS encoding organic solvent tolerance protein OstA — MIAGHWRPIVLALLVSGFAVFPVLAEKSSSGAILPGGNSKEPINIDAAKLDYFDKEQKLVYTGGVIATQGESKLKSTTLVIFLTPKDSAATGVPSSSSQVRRMEAAGPVTLTSKDQIGTGDNGIYEKSENKVYLIGNVTLTQGPNVTKGDKLIYDLTTKQAVVTGRVRSMFLPSSSNEDSKKPSQAESATKADSAK, encoded by the coding sequence ATGATCGCCGGACACTGGCGTCCGATCGTTCTTGCCCTTCTTGTTTCGGGTTTCGCGGTTTTTCCGGTACTGGCAGAAAAATCGAGTTCCGGAGCCATCCTGCCCGGCGGCAATTCGAAAGAGCCGATCAATATCGATGCCGCAAAACTGGATTATTTCGACAAGGAACAAAAACTTGTCTACACCGGCGGCGTCATTGCGACACAGGGCGAGAGCAAGCTCAAGTCAACTACGCTGGTTATTTTTCTGACCCCGAAAGATTCGGCGGCAACGGGAGTTCCCTCTTCATCGAGCCAAGTCCGGCGGATGGAAGCGGCGGGCCCTGTCACGCTGACTTCAAAGGATCAAATCGGCACGGGGGACAACGGAATCTATGAAAAATCGGAAAATAAGGTCTATTTAATCGGCAATGTCACGTTAACCCAAGGTCCAAATGTGACAAAAGGCGACAAGTTGATCTATGATTTGACCACAAAACAGGCTGTGGTGACCGGCCGGGTCAGGAGCATGTTCCTGCCGAGCAGCTCCAACGAGGATTCCAAGAAGCCGTCGCAAGCTGAGAGCGCCACGAAGGCAGATTCAGCCAAATGA
- the lptB gene encoding LPS export ABC transporter ATP-binding protein: METSQETRGGVHPDGASPVGGEGVLAIHHLRKYYKARKVVEDVSMMVRRGEIVGLLGPNGAGKTTLFYMISGLIRPDRGLIELDGHDVTRLPMYRRARLGIGYLPQEASIFRGLSVEDNIRAVLEIVEPNKKTRAAELEALLEEFDIKRLRKTPSVALSGGERRRCEIARALAGRPSFMLLDEPFAGIDPIAVGDIQYLVHHLKRRGIGVLITDHNVRETLGLIDRAYIVHAGRVLVEGTPAEIVEDPNVRQFYLGEGFRL, encoded by the coding sequence ATCGAGACCTCCCAAGAAACCCGCGGCGGGGTCCACCCCGATGGCGCGTCACCGGTGGGCGGAGAAGGCGTTCTCGCCATTCATCATTTGCGCAAATACTACAAGGCCCGCAAGGTCGTCGAAGATGTGAGCATGATGGTGCGGCGGGGCGAGATCGTCGGACTGCTCGGTCCGAACGGCGCCGGCAAAACCACGCTGTTCTACATGATCAGCGGCCTGATCCGGCCAGATCGCGGGCTGATCGAACTCGACGGGCATGACGTAACCCGTTTGCCGATGTACCGGCGCGCGCGGCTCGGGATCGGCTATCTTCCCCAGGAGGCCTCCATTTTTCGCGGTCTCAGCGTCGAGGATAATATTCGCGCCGTCCTGGAAATCGTTGAGCCCAACAAGAAGACCCGCGCCGCCGAACTTGAAGCCTTGCTCGAAGAGTTTGACATCAAGCGGCTCCGCAAAACACCCTCCGTCGCGCTGTCCGGCGGGGAACGCCGCCGCTGCGAAATCGCGCGCGCCTTGGCGGGGCGCCCTTCCTTCATGCTCCTCGATGAACCCTTCGCCGGAATCGATCCCATCGCGGTCGGCGATATCCAATATCTCGTTCATCATCTCAAACGCCGGGGGATCGGCGTTCTCATCACCGATCACAACGTCCGCGAAACGCTCGGGCTGATCGACCGCGCCTATATCGTTCATGCCGGCCGGGTCCTGGTCGAGGGGACTCCCGCCGAGATCGTCGAAGACCCGAATGTGCGCCAATTCTACCTTGGCGAAGGGTTTCGGCTCTAA
- the rpoN gene encoding RNA polymerase sigma-54 factor: protein MALSTKLVMRQGQSLVMTPQLLQAIKLLQFSNQELVAFVEEELERNPLLERAEDATDPTPTPSAEGHGEAELSETRDFNEASEAEWSTESFETDRGALEASLGTELSNSFDDDRPQTPGQTSLEPEGLGLSATSWSGSSGGGGDGEAANLEAYVAAPTNLKDHLEAQLALTTADAADRLIGQVLIDSIDDAGYFTGSLDEIALRLEIPVQRLESVLTLIQGFDPSGVGARNLAECLAIQLRERDRFDPAMQALVAHLNLLAKRDFAALRKICGVDEEDILDMLGEIRRLDPKPGRSFGGGLIEPALPDVIVRPLPDGSWQVELNTEVLPRILVNQSYVARVGKGKGKEADRNFISACRQTANWLTKSLEQRARTILKVSSEIVRQQDAFLVHGVEYLRPLDLKTIAEAIGVHESTVSRVTSNKYMATPRGLFELKYFFTASIAAHDGGDAHSAESVRFRIRQMIDQENPGQILSDDAIVAKLKDVNIDIARRTVAKYRESLKIPCSVERRREKAMS, encoded by the coding sequence ATGGCGCTTTCTACCAAGCTTGTTATGCGGCAGGGCCAGTCGCTGGTGATGACGCCGCAGTTGCTGCAAGCGATCAAGCTTCTGCAATTTTCCAACCAGGAATTGGTCGCGTTTGTCGAGGAGGAGCTGGAGCGCAATCCTTTGCTCGAGCGGGCCGAAGATGCCACGGACCCGACCCCGACCCCCAGTGCCGAAGGTCACGGCGAGGCCGAGCTTTCGGAAACGCGGGATTTCAATGAAGCCAGCGAGGCGGAGTGGAGCACCGAGTCTTTCGAGACCGATCGAGGGGCCTTGGAGGCGAGCCTCGGAACCGAATTGTCGAACAGCTTTGATGACGACCGGCCGCAGACCCCAGGGCAAACAAGCTTGGAGCCGGAAGGTCTGGGTCTTTCTGCAACGTCCTGGTCCGGTTCATCGGGTGGGGGCGGCGACGGAGAGGCAGCAAATCTCGAGGCGTATGTCGCTGCGCCGACCAATCTCAAGGATCATTTGGAAGCGCAATTGGCGCTGACGACAGCCGATGCGGCGGATCGGCTGATCGGCCAAGTCTTGATCGACTCGATTGATGATGCCGGTTACTTCACGGGGTCGCTCGACGAGATCGCTCTTCGTTTGGAGATCCCGGTGCAGCGGCTGGAAAGTGTTTTGACGCTGATCCAGGGCTTCGACCCCTCGGGAGTCGGCGCCCGTAATCTCGCTGAATGTCTTGCCATACAGCTGCGGGAGCGCGATCGCTTCGACCCGGCGATGCAAGCGCTTGTGGCCCATCTCAACCTCTTGGCCAAACGCGATTTTGCCGCGTTGCGTAAAATTTGCGGCGTCGATGAAGAAGACATTCTGGATATGCTGGGCGAGATTCGGCGTCTCGATCCCAAGCCCGGACGTTCGTTCGGCGGCGGTCTTATCGAGCCTGCCTTGCCAGATGTCATTGTCCGGCCCTTGCCTGACGGTTCGTGGCAGGTCGAACTGAATACCGAAGTGCTCCCGCGTATTCTCGTCAATCAGTCCTATGTGGCGCGGGTCGGCAAAGGGAAGGGCAAGGAGGCCGACCGGAATTTCATCTCCGCGTGCCGGCAAACCGCCAATTGGCTAACCAAAAGTCTCGAACAGCGGGCGCGCACAATTTTGAAGGTGTCGAGCGAAATCGTGCGGCAGCAAGATGCATTTCTCGTACATGGTGTCGAATATTTGCGTCCGCTCGATCTCAAAACAATCGCGGAAGCGATCGGCGTCCATGAATCAACCGTGTCGCGGGTCACTTCCAATAAATATATGGCGACGCCGCGCGGCCTATTCGAACTCAAGTATTTTTTCACCGCCTCGATTGCCGCGCATGACGGCGGAGACGCGCATTCGGCCGAATCTGTGCGGTTCAGGATCCGGCAGATGATCGATCAGGAAAATCCGGGCCAAATACTTTCCGACGATGCGATCGTCGCCAAATTGAAGGACGTCAATATCGATATCGCCCGGCGGACCGTGGCTAAATATCGCGAAAGCCTGAAGATTCCATGTTCGGTGGAACGCCGCCGCGAGAAGGCGATGAGCTGA
- the raiA gene encoding ribosomal subunit interface protein gives MTLRVSGKNLDIGEAFRDHIEARIKSTVEKYHAGLTAGHVTIEPEGSQFRADCALHLKSGVTLQADAKAREPYASFNRAADLIEKQLKRHRKRLLDHHADPKTRPDQRPGEPGTAQQQATINPGKAEDLHPAVIAEPSPKFKEMTVSGAAMELDLTNAQVVVFRHASDGRTNVVYRRSDGNIGWIDPGRV, from the coding sequence ATGACTTTGCGCGTCTCGGGCAAGAATTTGGACATCGGCGAAGCGTTTCGAGATCACATCGAGGCACGAATCAAGTCGACCGTAGAGAAATATCATGCCGGGCTCACGGCCGGTCACGTCACGATCGAGCCGGAGGGCTCGCAGTTTCGCGCCGATTGTGCCTTGCACCTCAAATCGGGCGTCACCCTGCAAGCCGATGCCAAGGCCCGCGAGCCCTATGCAAGTTTTAATCGTGCTGCCGACCTTATCGAGAAGCAGCTGAAGCGCCATAGAAAGCGGCTGTTGGATCATCACGCGGATCCCAAGACCCGTCCCGATCAACGGCCCGGCGAGCCGGGAACTGCCCAGCAGCAAGCGACGATAAACCCGGGAAAAGCTGAGGATCTGCATCCTGCCGTCATCGCAGAGCCATCTCCCAAGTTCAAAGAGATGACCGTTTCCGGAGCGGCCATGGAGCTGGATTTGACAAATGCGCAGGTTGTTGTCTTTCGTCACGCCTCCGACGGACGAACCAATGTCGTTTACCGTCGTTCTGATGGCAATATCGGCTGGATAGATCCGGGCCGTGTATGA
- the ptsN gene encoding PTS IIA-like nitrogen-regulatory protein PtsN — protein MHLNQLITPEAIIPSLKVNTKKHVLQEMSDRAGLISGLAPREVFDALLQRERLGSTGVGEGIAIPHGKLAKAKSIFGVFARLVRPIDFDSLDGAPVDLICLLIAPETAGADHLKALARMARLLRDPTVTSKLRAARDISAIYSVLTGEAASHAA, from the coding sequence ATGCATTTGAACCAGTTGATCACCCCCGAAGCGATTATCCCCTCGCTCAAGGTGAATACAAAGAAGCACGTTCTCCAGGAAATGAGCGACCGTGCCGGCCTGATCTCCGGACTGGCGCCGCGCGAGGTTTTCGATGCATTGCTGCAGCGCGAACGTCTCGGGTCGACGGGCGTGGGAGAAGGGATCGCAATCCCGCACGGAAAACTCGCCAAGGCGAAATCGATTTTTGGTGTTTTCGCCCGGCTGGTTCGTCCCATCGATTTTGATTCTCTCGACGGTGCGCCGGTTGATCTCATTTGTCTCTTGATCGCTCCTGAAACCGCCGGGGCCGATCATCTGAAGGCCCTGGCCCGCATGGCAAGGCTGCTCCGCGATCCAACGGTTACGTCAAAGCTTCGTGCGGCCCGCGACATTTCGGCAATCTATTCGGTATTGACCGGGGAAGCCGCGTCTCACGCCGCCTAG
- a CDS encoding acetyl-CoA carboxylase carboxyl transferase subunit alpha, with amino-acid sequence MRSYLDFEKPVAELEAKVEELRELAAKGDAVAIGEELTRLEGKAEKALADLYASLTPWQKTQVARHPQRPHFSDYVKALVTDFTPLSGDRQFGEDAAIVGGFGWFRGRSICVLGQEKGSGTEERIRHNFGMARPEGYRKAVRLMQLADRFGLPVVSLVDTAGAFPGVDAEERGQAEAIARATDMSLSLGVPSIAVILGEGGSGGAIAIAACNRVVMLEHAIYTVASPEASASILWRDSARAEDAATNMKITAQDLLKFGIIDSIITEPVGGAHRDPAAAVAATGKAIAEALGEFSSMSPNELRAARTAKYLNIGRKL; translated from the coding sequence ATGCGAAGCTATCTCGATTTTGAAAAACCGGTGGCTGAACTCGAAGCCAAGGTTGAAGAACTGCGTGAGCTGGCCGCCAAGGGCGACGCCGTCGCCATCGGCGAGGAACTGACCCGGCTTGAGGGCAAGGCGGAAAAGGCGCTTGCCGATCTCTACGCCAGTCTCACACCCTGGCAAAAGACCCAGGTTGCGCGGCATCCGCAGCGCCCGCATTTCAGCGATTACGTCAAAGCGCTGGTCACCGATTTCACCCCGCTTTCGGGGGACCGGCAATTCGGCGAGGATGCAGCGATCGTCGGCGGGTTCGGCTGGTTTCGGGGCCGCTCAATCTGCGTGCTTGGCCAGGAAAAGGGCTCTGGCACGGAAGAGCGAATCCGCCACAACTTTGGAATGGCGCGTCCCGAGGGCTACCGGAAGGCCGTGCGTTTGATGCAGCTCGCCGATCGGTTCGGTCTTCCCGTCGTGTCCCTTGTCGATACCGCCGGCGCCTTCCCCGGCGTTGACGCCGAAGAGCGCGGCCAGGCCGAAGCCATCGCCCGGGCAACCGACATGTCGCTGTCGCTGGGAGTGCCGAGCATCGCCGTCATCCTCGGTGAAGGCGGCTCCGGCGGCGCCATAGCGATCGCCGCTTGCAACCGCGTGGTGATGCTCGAACACGCGATCTACACCGTCGCGTCCCCGGAGGCTTCGGCCTCGATTCTTTGGCGTGACTCCGCTAGAGCCGAAGACGCCGCGACCAATATGAAGATCACCGCGCAGGATTTGCTCAAATTCGGGATCATCGATTCCATCATCACCGAGCCGGTGGGCGGGGCACATCGAGACCCGGCGGCCGCGGTGGCTGCGACCGGGAAGGCCATTGCGGAAGCCTTGGGCGAGTTCTCGAGCATGTCGCCAAACGAGCTGAGAGCGGCACGAACCGCAAAATACCTGAATATCGGGCGCAAGCTTTAA
- a CDS encoding transcription elongation factor GreB — MSKAFTRELEPEDDFEDEIAPLPPGTKNYITPEGLHRLQDEFAHLQQVERPKTVDVVSWAAGNGDRSENGDYIYGKRRLREIDRRMRYLRQRMEIAEVVDPALQKNRDRVYFGARVAYRNERNEEKTIRIVGTDEARSERDEVSWISPIARALLKAEEGDVVEVRAPKGIERIEVLKIAY; from the coding sequence ATGAGCAAAGCCTTCACCAGGGAACTTGAGCCGGAAGACGATTTCGAAGATGAAATCGCGCCTCTCCCCCCGGGAACAAAGAACTACATCACGCCAGAAGGCCTTCACCGGCTTCAGGATGAGTTCGCGCATCTGCAACAGGTCGAGCGTCCGAAAACCGTCGACGTCGTCTCTTGGGCCGCGGGCAATGGCGACCGGTCCGAGAACGGCGACTACATCTACGGAAAGCGCCGTTTACGCGAAATCGACCGGCGGATGCGCTATCTTCGCCAACGCATGGAAATTGCCGAAGTGGTCGATCCCGCGTTGCAAAAAAACAGGGATCGAGTTTATTTCGGCGCGCGCGTCGCCTATCGCAACGAACGCAACGAAGAAAAGACCATCCGCATCGTCGGGACCGACGAAGCGCGCTCGGAGCGCGATGAGGTGAGCTGGATTTCGCCGATCGCCCGAGCGCTCTTGAAAGCCGAGGAAGGCGACGTCGTCGAGGTCCGGGCGCCTAAGGGAATCGAACGTATCGAGGTTTTGAAGATCGCCTATTGA
- a CDS encoding fumarate hydratase (catalyzes the formation of malate from fumerate): MAFHYHPLFSLGKDKTPYRKLTAEGVSVEKFGPHEFLRVEPKALRLLAEQALGDINHLLRPAHLSQLAKILADPEATGNDKFVAFDLLKNANIAAGGLLPMCQDTGTAIVMGKKGRLVFTDGDDESALAQGIKDAYEKKNLRYSQLAPLTMFEEMNTKTNLPAQIEIYAEGEDAYKFLFIAKGGGSANKTYLFQGTPSLLTHDRLLGFLKEKILTLGTSACPPYHLAIVIGGTSAELNLKTVKLASTHYLDDLPFAGGEDGHAFRDLVLEAEIFKMTQDLGVGAQFGGKYFCHDVRVVRLPRHGASLPIGIGVSCSADRQALGKITREGVFLEELEHDPAKYLPDIDEAALIGDAIDIDLNRPMPEILAQLSKYPIKTRLSLTGPLIVARDLSHAKIRERLEHGEPMPDYFKHHPIYYAGPAKTPAGLPSGSFGPTTAGRMDSYVDQFQAAGGSMIMLAKGNRSPEVREACKRHGGFYLGSIGGAAARLAQDCIKKVEVVAYSEYGMEAIWRIEVENIPAFIVIDDKGNDFFKELNLG; encoded by the coding sequence ATGGCCTTTCATTACCACCCGCTTTTTTCTCTCGGCAAGGACAAGACGCCCTATCGAAAGCTGACCGCCGAGGGCGTAAGCGTCGAAAAATTCGGGCCCCATGAGTTCCTCCGCGTCGAGCCAAAGGCGCTGCGGCTCCTCGCGGAACAGGCTTTGGGCGACATTAACCATCTGCTGCGCCCGGCGCATCTTAGCCAACTTGCCAAAATTCTCGCCGATCCGGAGGCAACGGGAAACGACAAATTCGTGGCTTTCGATCTCTTGAAGAACGCCAATATAGCGGCCGGCGGCCTTTTGCCGATGTGCCAGGATACCGGCACGGCGATCGTCATGGGCAAAAAAGGGCGGCTGGTTTTCACCGACGGCGACGACGAAAGCGCGCTCGCGCAGGGCATAAAAGACGCCTACGAAAAGAAAAATCTGCGCTATTCGCAGCTTGCGCCCCTGACCATGTTCGAGGAAATGAACACCAAGACCAATCTGCCCGCGCAGATCGAAATTTATGCCGAGGGCGAGGACGCGTACAAGTTCTTGTTCATCGCCAAGGGCGGAGGCTCCGCCAACAAGACCTATCTTTTCCAGGGGACACCTTCGCTTTTGACCCATGACCGTCTGTTGGGATTTTTGAAAGAGAAAATCCTGACCCTCGGGACGTCGGCCTGCCCCCCCTACCATCTGGCCATCGTCATCGGCGGGACATCCGCGGAATTGAATTTAAAGACGGTCAAGCTCGCTTCGACCCATTATCTCGACGATCTGCCTTTCGCCGGCGGCGAGGACGGCCATGCGTTTCGGGATCTTGTCCTTGAAGCGGAAATTTTTAAAATGACTCAGGACTTGGGTGTCGGCGCGCAATTCGGCGGCAAATATTTCTGCCACGACGTGCGGGTGGTGCGTTTGCCGCGTCACGGCGCCTCGCTGCCGATCGGGATCGGGGTTTCCTGTTCCGCCGACCGTCAGGCTCTTGGTAAGATCACGCGCGAGGGCGTATTTCTCGAAGAGCTGGAACATGATCCGGCGAAATATCTTCCCGACATCGACGAAGCCGCGCTGATCGGCGACGCAATCGACATTGATTTGAACCGGCCGATGCCGGAAATTCTCGCGCAGCTGTCGAAATATCCGATCAAGACCAGGCTGTCGCTCACCGGCCCGTTGATCGTCGCGCGCGATCTTTCGCATGCCAAGATTCGCGAGCGGCTCGAACATGGCGAGCCCATGCCCGATTATTTCAAACACCACCCGATCTATTATGCCGGCCCGGCCAAGACGCCAGCAGGACTACCCTCCGGCTCCTTCGGCCCGACGACGGCGGGCCGCATGGATTCCTATGTCGACCAATTCCAGGCCGCGGGTGGATCCATGATCATGCTCGCCAAGGGCAATCGCTCGCCCGAGGTTCGCGAAGCCTGCAAACGACATGGGGGATTTTATCTCGGCTCGATCGGCGGCGCGGCGGCGCGGCTGGCGCAGGACTGCATCAAGAAGGTCGAGGTCGTGGCCTATTCGGAATATGGCATGGAGGCGATCTGGCGGATCGAGGTCGAGAATATTCCCGCCTTTATCGTCATTGACGACAAGGGCAATGATTTCTTCAAGGAGCTGAATTTGGGGTGA
- a CDS encoding glucokinase, with product MNGVKFPFPLLLCDIGGTNARFASVSAPGAPLKIGLHLKTKDYRDFETALASALAGVQAKPRSLIVCAAGPVSGRSIKLTNAAWTIDGPKVAASAGLEQGLLLNDFEAQAFSLPVLQPAWILPIGTGYEKRPGVELIMGLGTGLGAAALVELENRHFVLSSEAGHMNFGPLGAQDAPLWRHLETIAEGAVVAETILSGAGLMRLHKARCAAAGKVPAESDEIALVETAHLHKDSEEAQTLRLCWTLAARFAGDLALAFLAKGGVTFSGGILPKIVDFLEPETFRSVFENKPPYAELMRGIGTRLVTTDDAVLAGMAAIAAAPQNYAIDYSERAWR from the coding sequence ATAAACGGCGTGAAATTCCCCTTTCCGCTCCTTCTTTGCGATATTGGCGGCACCAATGCTCGATTCGCCTCCGTGTCCGCCCCAGGGGCGCCGTTGAAGATCGGGCTGCATCTCAAGACCAAGGATTACCGGGATTTTGAAACGGCGCTCGCCTCGGCCTTGGCTGGGGTCCAGGCGAAGCCGCGTTCGCTGATCGTTTGCGCGGCCGGCCCGGTGAGCGGACGCAGCATCAAGCTGACCAATGCGGCGTGGACGATCGATGGTCCCAAGGTCGCGGCGAGCGCTGGTCTTGAGCAAGGTCTGCTTCTCAATGATTTCGAGGCGCAGGCCTTCAGCCTGCCAGTTCTCCAACCGGCTTGGATTTTGCCGATCGGCACGGGCTACGAAAAAAGACCTGGGGTCGAACTGATCATGGGGTTAGGCACGGGCCTCGGCGCGGCGGCTCTGGTGGAATTGGAGAACCGCCATTTTGTCTTGTCCAGCGAGGCGGGACATATGAATTTCGGTCCGCTCGGTGCTCAGGATGCCCCGCTGTGGCGGCACCTTGAGACGATCGCCGAGGGCGCGGTCGTGGCGGAGACCATATTGTCGGGGGCCGGCCTCATGCGTTTGCACAAGGCGCGCTGTGCGGCAGCCGGCAAGGTGCCGGCCGAGTCCGATGAGATCGCATTGGTCGAAACCGCGCATCTTCACAAAGACAGCGAAGAAGCGCAGACGCTGCGGCTTTGCTGGACCCTCGCCGCGCGCTTTGCGGGCGATCTCGCTTTGGCCTTTCTCGCCAAGGGGGGCGTGACGTTTTCAGGCGGCATTTTGCCGAAGATCGTCGATTTTCTGGAGCCCGAAACCTTTCGTTCGGTGTTCGAAAACAAGCCGCCCTATGCCGAATTGATGCGAGGCATTGGAACGCGCTTGGTCACGACGGACGATGCGGTTCTTGCCGGCATGGCGGCGATCGCGGCGGCGCCGCAAAATTACGCTATCGATTATTCTGAGCGCGCCTGGCGTTAA